A segment of the Manihot esculenta cultivar AM560-2 chromosome 13, M.esculenta_v8, whole genome shotgun sequence genome:
actccactcaaggtattcctccctgatcttagcggcagagagggagagctttcacACCATAGTAGAtgcagctagaaagatggaggctagtgccattattcaggagACAGTaaagcagcaggtggcacagccCTCGGGTTCCAAAACTTAAGTTCAGGAAATtttgatctctcctctctggGTAAAGCTGCCACGAAGGGTAAGAAGTGGAACAAATCCAagcctaagaagaacaagttctagaacaggttaaagtctggtctgggaatgggtggtggttcgagctctggttcagatagctccggatgtatgaggtgcggtaagccgcacaaaggggtttgtcagtttgggactacagcatgttttaGATGTgaacaggaggggcacatggcacgtgagtgtcccagtgCAGTtatgatggctcagtcccagcggacagcttctggcagtgtagcttagccagcagctccaaccaTGTCACAGGGCAGAGgtcgaggtagagggagagggacagcctcttcttcagcaggttcccacggagaaggtccatcagctccagcatggatcttcactatgaatcaacaggaggctaacacatcgaacacggtggtgtcaggtaatctcactattggatgttctgatgtgtatgctcttatggaccctggtgcttctcattcttttgttgctccgagagccatagacagagtgggtttgatagcttctaggctagagtgtcctctttgggtcagtgggcccaagtgtgatccatctgtggcataGTCCACTACAAAAAAAagtgatttagcgaccaaaattttggtcgctaaaaggcagaattttgtcgctattatgaaatagcgaccatttagcgaccaaaatgaaatggtcGGTGTTTGGCCAGTCGCTAAATTTTTTGCGACAATCTAGAAATTGGTTgctaaaatagcgaccaatcagcgaccaatttttggtcgctaatttggtgtcatggcaAATTAAGTATTAGAAATATTAGTCGCTAGgtggaagtaaattggtcgCTAAATTTTGGTCGCGaaatggtcgctaatttggtcgctaaatcgTTGTTATTTGATCGCCTTAGGGAAGAGCATTTAGTCGTTGTGTGGTAGTAAATTGATCGTTAAATTTTGGTCGCGAAATGGTCGCTGTTTTAGTCGCTAATTTGGTCGTTGTTTCGTTGTTATTTAATCGCACCAGGGAAGAGTATTTAGTCGCTATTTCGTtgcaaattaatagtaaaattaaaaaaatatttattatttaatttgtttttgtgTATGATTTGTCActaataaatacatttaaatctaattcatatcattttttcaataaattcataaacctgCTATAATATCAATATGTACACACATTCCAATACATAAAATATCAAAGACAATATATACACATCAACTTCATTTCATAATTCTGCAATCTAAAAGTCCAAAACATTACTATAGTTCAACACTAAGAAacttaaaatatctcaaaacCTGAAAATTTTTACAATATATTACAGTTAAATTTGTAAATCAGTTTCTTTCTGTCTTTAGATCAGTATCCTTTTGTAACTGGTGAATTCGCAGACTTGAAACACATTATGATCCGGCATTACAGACCTTCTGGGTTGCAGGGACAAGAAATGTGGGAACCTTGACCTTTCTGCCCTGTGCATAGAATGAGCTTCATAAGGTAAGGGAAACCAAAATCATATAAAATGTAATGGACACATAAATCCTCAAGAAATAAATAATTCTCACCGAATTTAGAAAAACTTTAGCAGCAGCCATAAAGTCCTCGGTTTTATGGCACACATCTCAGATTTAATCTGTGAAGCAATATAGATATCACATTAAAGAAACAGAAAAATGAGCTGCTTTTCATTTAAGGGTTTAAGTTGATGGCTGCCAAAGCAAACACACATCTCAGATTAATAAACTCACTTGCAAAATCAAATCCTTTGCAAGCAGATAATCAGCCATTTCACCGTCCATTACAAATCTCAGAGTTGGGGGTACCTGCAATTTGGATTACATCATGAAAAAAAGTACAGAAATGTTCACTGGAAAATAGCAGGTAACAAAAGTAGAACAATCTCTTGCAACTTTAGGTTGTCAagttaaaaatgaaaatgaaccAAAGCAGAATGTCAAAATTCATAAACAAAACACCATAAAGAAGCTAATAACCAATGATATTTAGTTTAATGGTACTAGAGTCATCTCTTGGCCTGTAAAGTCTCAAGTTTAAGTCTAGTTGAAATCaaataaacaagaaaaaaaGAGGCTAATATATCTATCGAATTTCAGTGATGTGCATGAAGCCTCCTATAGAATGTAAAACTAATAAATGCAACAGGCTACGGTTGCATAAAAAGCAACATTAGAGAAAGAAAAACCAAttttactgtaacgaccccaaaatggaccgtcaccggcgctaggattcaggtcggcttaaggccgccagaacccgtagcaagcctgcaatactctctgtgcacctgtaaaactcatacatgatacattttctgtgaaaataaaaactctttgctgaaccaaggcttaacctgtgcatgcactatctctgtactctgtactctgtactctgtactctgtactctgtactctgtactctgtacccctgactagagcttgctctagatgggttaattcatacctgttaagcctggtgataaaatatatatacatatacagatcatgtatgtaacaaaagctttacaacacaacacaactaaggcaagcacaactctaacgttatacacaactataacatctctttaaaagttacatgtccacgctatactattacaagctcttttactctttctgtactctgctgaactgtccctgtacactgcccactgaacctgcaaaactggggttaagggagtgggatgagctctatagcccagtgagtagaatacgaaaacatgtcaataaaatatgatctgatggaatgcatcataacacagacagtccatatcaagagtaaacctgtcaccacatagtcccagtaaaccgtgccaggccgtagactggggtcctggactttctgtaccatatatgtatatgtgtatataacacctgtacttaccctttgccagtatAGGCCATatgcctatacccgccaggccgtagaatggggtcctggtcttcctttacctgccaggccgtagaatggggtcctggtcttcctgtctggaactactggatcattcagcatttacccacaccaacaatgaagctatgcaatgcaacatctttgtgcattctaatgcaatcaccctatggcataaatatgatgcatgacatatgctaaaagcagttaatgtctcaattaaaacaagtatttgtttagttccactcacctctggctttGGACTGACTCTacaggttctgtacactctggagcagtactcactgctgctctctctggttcctctggtctgtataagcacataaagactcaatatgagggaccaaactatcataagcataactctataaactccccaagaatctctttaaactcactctacaacgcaagcaaaacatgcaaaagaaaagctggacaggacactttcggcggcaggttcggcggccgaatgtcttctccagagacgaaactcaagcaccttcggcggcaccttcggcggccgaagtctccaaacagagccgatcatgcaaaactcgcgggggcaagctgtggcagcctaagccaccatgcaagaggttcggcggccgaatgaaccttcggctgccgaacctgagttcatccagaactcagcccgacggcaaaccaagctcctccttcccttcaacatctccaaacatgcatacgtcAACGATTCCACACACATATacacaagtatatgttcacaggggtccaaaactatctaatacccccaaacaacaaagcaaacataacacataaacatatatacatgcataaatcaacgaaaccactacttctcacttacacAGGTTCAAGAgtattacttacctcctgtaacaagaagatgaacactctgaactaaggaaaacggaccaactctcctcaaactctcaaactctcataaacttagctttttgcttcaaactttCAAACTTTGTTGAACACAAGCTAACtcgtgcatgagctgctcaaactgagcaaataaagcatgggagacgtgaccaacttctggacatgatctggtgataacacctgtccacaatgctgactaaggatcgcacaagagctggctgagcaactcagcttcggctgccgaatcgcatgcaaaaccatgcaacattcgggggccgaacttgcacttcggtagccgaaccttgagcactttcggcggccgaacttaccttcggcggccgaacttggctcagctGCCTTGGGTcctttcagctcaaaacttaattcCATTTGCCTTTAACATAACACACACATCACAACACGTaggaaaacataactcctaccctcctatagaattccgacaccccggattccaccggacgacaggaattccgatgccggattctagccgggtattacatttacaAACCTTGAGCAGGAGCTTCCCAGTTCCTAATACAAAACCTGCATCAGTGATGCCAATTCCAGTAGCAAATTGACCAAATGCTCCAGCAGTGCAGGTGTGAGAATCTGTACCCAACAGAACCTGATGAGGacagaaattaataaaagattagttcCTATTCCAATATGTAAGAGGATAAAAAATTTGACTTTATGAAAGAAGCCCACCTCTCCTGGCCTACAATGACCTTCTTGTGCAAGTGCAATATGGCATACACCTTGATAATCAGGGCTAGCCTGCCATGCAAGTATAGCCCTGCCATGCAAGTAAAAGGCCAGTAAATAAAAGTTTCTAAAACAATAggcaaaaatatttaataattcaaCCATTTAATCATAAAACAAAACCTTGAAGTCACTACGATCTTTGATATCATAGAAGTGCTTTATATTTTGTTTCAGACAGAAATGCCTCAAAATGTCCACATTACGGTTTGCAAGCTCATCAGCAGTGAATATATAATGATCTGGTATGACCACAATTTTCTCACGGTCCCAAACCTTGAAGGTATAAAGTGAGGTAGGTTAAATCAAGCATGGCAAAAAGACAAACTCTTAAGGCTTGTGGTTCATTATATAATATATGTAAATATGTGAAaatcacttttcaattttttcattttacttgaAACCACATCAAAGCAAATTCCTCCAGCTTTGCTAATTAACTTATGGAcatagagagagaatcaaaaagAAAACCAAGGAAAAATTAAGCAATGAAATCAGGAATATATGTATGCATGCTTGCGTATaggtaaaatttaaataatacaaaCCTGATCTTCAAGAATGATTCCTGCAAAACCAGCTTTTATAAATCCCTTGATAGTTCTTTTGACATTCATGGCATTTCCATAGCCATTATCACCATCCCCAATTACAGGAATTGACACAGCTTGAGTGATTAGTTGCCCTTGATCCACCATTTCCCCATAGGAAATAAATCCAGTATTAGGCAATCCCAATCTAGCAGCTGATATTGAAAATCCTAATGGATGGAGAAAATACTGTGAATAAACTTGTTTCTCTTTGAAACTACTAGACAAGAAAACAAAGTACACAAGGAAACAAACTTACCATACACAAACCCTTATAATGGAATTCAATTAAATATGCAGAGATTaacagataaaaaaatttagactGCATCCGATGCTAATGGTAAATAATCATCAGATTCATGCATTCCAATCACTTCAACGAAATTAGATCAATTATCTCCCTGTAGCATTAGTAGCACTTTCCTTTGTCAAGCTGCAATAAACTCAGTACCATAACAAAATcctgatgaaaaaaaaatttacatctAACAATCCGATCATCCATTTCCTAACTGTTCATATCAAAGACTATTATATAGGCTATGTTTGGTTGGGGGtaacttaaaattaataaaataattaattaatattttttttaaaacatgcaGTAAGAGACCTGGCTGCTGTCCGCTTTGCACTGCAAATCGAACCAACATCAGCCGTGAACTCAATTTCCAGTTGGTTATTTTAGCTAGACTTTGTAGAACTAGGAAACTTAGCCTTTGAAAATCAAACTAATTTCATAACatactctttataaaaaaagaattacTTACCTTTTACAGTTGCTGATGAGGACTGAGGACTGAACTGAGGAAGACTGAGGGCTGAGGAAGATAGAGGATTGAGGACAACCAAGTTGCTGACGGCGCGGAGAGCCGATGGACTGGAGAGCGACGACCGACGATTGCGTGGAGAGCGACGACCGACGCCGACGATTGTGTGGAGGCCGCGAAGAGGCTCTTCTTGCATGCAACACATTAGAAAGCGAAAAAAATGTCAACAACACAAAGAAGCAAGTACTGGGAGAGAGGATTTGGGTTAGAagctagaaaaattaaaaaaccttGGGAGAAAACTACAAATCCACCAGTGACAGAAAGACTAGAGAGCGATAGTGAGGTGAGGAGGAGTCGGCGTTGCTAACTAATAACCCGAGTTAGCCGCGATGGTTAATCGGTCGATGTCGGGAGGAGAGTGGAGGTTGGTTGGACGATGGACAGTGGACTAGATGGAAGTGGTGGAGCTCAGTGCTCAGAGAAGAGGCAGAGGCATGTGTGACGTGAGGCGGCGTGGAATGGAGATTAGCGTCTCTACTTAGTGGCACGacttttagatttagggcaAATAAGGGTACATTTCAAAACGACGCAGTATAGGtgattttggttcggttcggtctaattaaaaattttgaatttaaaaccgaaccgaatcctAATAGGACGGATTTGGATAATTATAATCGGTTTTGGGATGGGttcgaattttaaaaataatacccgttgcgggttcggatcgaattcggattttatgtacaggtacccactacccgaacccatttatataaataattaatttaatataaaaaatatattttacaataatatttataatttttttatatatttttatttaaaaatttaaatttaaatattctttagaaatattagattttttaaatgaaaattattaatgaaaaatattttttatataaattattaaataaaatatataaaattaaatgggttcggattttatttgaataataataatcggaTTTGTAAtggattcggatagtttaaattaatttttaatcgggttcggaacgggttcagatattattaatataaatcgggttcggattcgggtagtttaattttcgcggataccctacccgtttacatccctaacgGAGAGAGGGAAGTGTAACTcgagtaaaatgaaaaaataaatgatggattacggttagttttgttagtatagctaattagggattagggattagggattagggattagaaattagggattagtaggggtgagcattcggtcggtttggttcaaaaccgaaccaaactgaataaaccgaaaactgaaattttagtgtttatgaaaatcgaaccgaattgattttggtcagaaatcgaatcgaaccgaaccggtctgattcggttcggtttgatcagtttcgatttttattaattttttttattttttacactttattttttgtatttttaaatttaattaaaatattttaatcttaatatgatttaatttctctatattaatgaaaaaacaaattattatcattaatcggttcggttcggttttttcagttttttctgatcaaaacagaactgaatcgaaataataaaaaattttaaaattaaaaaccgaaccgaaccgaaatgtataaaaaaccgaaccaaaatttcaaatcggttcggtacggtcgattttttcggtttgaactgaTTTCTGCTAACCTCTAGGgattagggttaattttgttAGGGATTATGGATTAAGGATTaggaattagggattagggattaggaTTAGGGATTAtgattagggattagggattagggattagagATTAGGATTAGTTTTGTTAGAAATTAGAGATTAATTAGGAATTAGGGTTAgagattagggattagggattagggattaggggTTAGGGTTAATTTTATTAGGGATTAGAAATTAGGGATCAGGTTAGAGTATTCTTAAATTGTCAAAACGATGTCATTTTGTATACCCAATTCAAAtcacttaatttaaattttaaaattttaaataaaataaaatttaattaaaaattaaattaaaatttaaaaaatgaaatggtcgcgaaatggtcgctatttagcgactaattaatttagtcgctaaatatggtCGCAAAATATTGCCTCCCAACAAGTAGTCGCAATTTCATCGCAAATATGGTCGCAAATATCTCGCGCCATTAATTCCCGCTAAATTTAGCGACCATTTtaaatttggtcgctaaatagcgaccaaataacGACCAGTTTTTGGTCGTAGagctttttgttaaataaaaatattatttcattcatgtagtagcagaatggtcgctgattggttgctatatagcgaccaaaaattttggtcgctaattttggtcgcaatttcaTAGTTTTTTTGTAGTAGTCAGTCTGTCgatacagtccagtttttgttgagggtagatgccttccaactgaccttatggttctagatttgactgattttgacgttattctagggatggattggctttctactcatggtgctaccttggactgtagagacaaggtagtcaggttcagagatcaggatggatcagaggtagtctttagAGGGGACATGATAAGGATGCCTAGAGATTTGATATCTGCCCTTCAGCCTcacaggttgcttaggaggggttgttagaggtttcttgctcatgtcagagagcttaacagtcaggtcaggaaaccagcttcagtgcccgtagttagagagttcctagatgtcttcccagacgagctgccaagtttaccacctgctagggagatagagtttgaaattgaagtgataccaggaaccagacccatctctattcctctctacaggatggcacctgctgAGTTAAAGGagctgaaggagcagttgcaagagttggtagacaagggtttcatccgacctagtacctcaccttggggtgctccggtcctgtttgtgaaaaagaaggatggatccctaagactttgtatcgactacagacagttgaacaaggtcactaccaagaacaaatatctgctacccaggattgatgatctattcgaccagctatcagAAGTCggttgtttctcaaaaatagatttgagatccgggtactaccaGTTGAGGgttagagaagaagatgtgccaaagacagctttcaggaccagatatgggcattttgagttcctagtgatgccgttcgagctgaccaatgcccctacagcattcatggacctcatgaacagagtttttagccagtttctggatcactttgttattgtcttcattgaagatatcttagtgtattccaggaatgcggaggagcatgcccatcatctgaggacagtgttgcagaccctgagagaacacgacttgtatgctaagttctttaagtgtgagttctggttgaggagtatttctttcttggggcatgtagtgtcagaaaagggagttgaggtagatcccaagaaagttgaagctgtagcaaactggtctagacccactatagtgacagagattaaaagctttttgggtttggcgggttactataggaggtttttctaggacttctccaaaattgccactcctatgaccaggttgaccaaaaagaatcagaagttcgtttggtcagaacagtgtgaagaaagttttgcagagttgaagaggagactgacgtcagcaccagtgttagctctgcctaccagtaatgaagacttcacagtgttttgtgatgcgtcccgagtgggactaggttgtgtgttgatgcagaatgaaagggttattgcttatgcttctagacagttaaagaagcatgagttgaattatcctacacacgacctagagatggcagttgtaatctttgcactcaagatgtggaggcattacctctatggggtaagatgtgagatctttatagatcataagagtttgcagtacatcttgaatcagaaagagttgaacctaaggcagagaagatgggtggagctgcttagtgactatgattgcaagatccagtatcatccaggtaaggcaaatgtagtaGTAGATGCTctcagccgaaaatcacttggcagtttatcccatattacagcagagatgAGAACGGTGGTGagggagttttacaagctcattaatgaaggtttatagttagagttgtctagtacaaGTGCACtagtagctcagatgagagtgacacccgtgtttctggaacaagtggcgcagaaatagcatgaggaccccgagttggtgaaaattgccaagactgttcagccAGGCAAAAATGaggagtttagattcgacaacaaagggatcctccgttatgggaacagattatgtgtaccagatgacgtgagtttgaagggagacattatgagagatgctcataatgcgaggtacagtgttcaccctggagccaccaaaatgtaccagaacctgaagagagtttattggtggccagctataaa
Coding sequences within it:
- the LOC110607420 gene encoding 3-isopropylmalate dehydratase large subunit, chloroplastic-like isoform X1 is translated as MVDQGQLITQAVSIPVIGDGDNGYGNAMNVKRTIKGFIKAGFAGIILEDQVLLGTDSHTCTAGAFGQFATGIGITDAGFVLGTGKLLLKVPPTLRFVMDGEMADYLLAKDLILQIKSEMCAIKPRTLWLLLKFF
- the LOC110607420 gene encoding 3-isopropylmalate dehydratase large subunit, chloroplastic-like isoform X2, translated to MISKIVVTSRAILAWQASPDYQGVCHIALAQEGHCRPGEVLLGTDSHTCTAGAFGQFATGIGITDAGFVLGTGKLLLKVPPTLRFVMDGEMADYLLAKDLILQIKSEMCAIKPRTLWLLLKFF